The genome window AGCTTTAAAGAATGGCTCGAAAAGGCTGAGAAAGACCTCGTACTTGCAAAAAGCAGCATCTCTCTGGGTTTCTATGACTACGCGGCGTTTCACGCACAGCAGTGCGCTGAAAAGGCCCTGAAGGCGTTCTTAGTCTCCAGAGGGCGGCCCATTAAACGAACCCACGACATTGGAGAGCTCATACTCCTATGTGCCGACGTTGATGCTGAATTCTCAAAGCTCTTTGATGAGGACGTGGATTTGCTCACGGCCTACTCGGTCGAGGCGAGATACCCAACAATCCACGAGCCTGAAAAGGAAGAGGCAGAGAACGCGATAAAACTGGCCGAACTCGTCTTGGAGTTCGTTAAGTCCAAGCTTACCTCACCCTGAACCTCAGCAGCGCCGCCAGGCCGCCGAGGGCCTTCAGCTTGTCGCCGCCCTCGTGCTCCGAGCTCACCACGACCACCTCGCCGCGGGAGTAGCGGACGGCCTCCATCAGCTCCTCTATCTTCTCCCTGTTCTCGCCCTTGAGCAGCTCGTCGAGAACGAGAAGCGTCTCAACCGCACCGTAATTGACGGCCTCCTCGACTTCCTTGAGACCGTAAGCAGCTAAACCGTTGTTCCTGGCCACGTTCTCCAGCACCTTCTCGACGAGCTGGACCTCCTTGGCCACGCGGTTCTCGTGATAGACCTTGTCAACCGTTCCACGCTTGA of Thermococcus sp. JdF3 contains these proteins:
- a CDS encoding HEPN domain-containing protein, with amino-acid sequence MSFKEWLEKAEKDLVLAKSSISLGFYDYAAFHAQQCAEKALKAFLVSRGRPIKRTHDIGELILLCADVDAEFSKLFDEDVDLLTAYSVEARYPTIHEPEKEEAENAIKLAELVLEFVKSKLTSP